One segment of Primulina tabacum isolate GXHZ01 chromosome 6, ASM2559414v2, whole genome shotgun sequence DNA contains the following:
- the LOC142548863 gene encoding APETALA2-like protein 3: MLDLNVVAGSFSMDYSVSGDEFHTQKTAAADVDSVTSTTTSTTNNAAADDREDSNSSSRRNTFLSTLNFSILKGNVVEVGEDVNSNDFVDKHELQLFPGEMASLASLSSPPAASRSKCWLNLSLPDVSVLGGAESGTYKAQVPVNRLQQPPVKKSRRGPRSRSSQYRGVTFYRRTGRWESHIWDCGKQVYLGGFDTAHIAARAYDRAAIKFRGVDADINFNISDYEEDLKHMKNLTKEEFVHILRRQSAGFSRGNSKYRGVTLHACGRWEARMGQFLGKKAYDKAAIKCNGSEAVTNFEPSIHEREIRMSSRDGGSCSSLDLNLGISLASISPNGHEATGNLQLPYASCEMPDVKIIKVENSPAGSHGLEMATKYPHMLTGGFATSNEQRRMVTNKEANPFPGFHNWPWKIQSHGVVNPVTLLSSAASSGFSSSTTVPYPNPLLSSTSRGKFPMSAFQSLQ, translated from the exons ATGTTGGATCTCAATGTTGTTGCGGGATCGTTCTCGATGGATTACTCCGTCTCCGGGGATGAGTTTCACACCCAGAAGACTGCGGCCGCTGACGTCGATTCCGTGACTTCAAcgaccacctccaccaccaacAATGCGGCGGCGGACGATCGTGAGGATTCTAACAGCTCGAGTCGCCGGAATACGTTCCTCTCCACGCTCAATTTCTCTATACTCAAGGGAAACGTCGTAGAGGTCGGAGAAGACGTGAATAGTAATGATTTTGTTGATAAGCACGAGTTGCAGCTTTTCCCGGGTGAGATGGCGTCGTTGGCTTCTTTGTCTTCTCCTCCCGCGGCTTCCAGGTCTAAGTGTTGGTTGAATTTATCGCTGCCGGATGTTTCAGTTTTAGGAGGAGCAGAATCGGGAACTTACAAGGCGCAGGTGCCGGTGAATCGCCTGCAGCAGCCACCGGTGAAGAAGAGTAGGCGTGGGCCACGCTCTCGTAGCTCACAGTATCGAGGGGTTACCTTCTATCGGAGGACTGGAAGATGGGAATCTCATATCTG GGATTGCGGCAAACAAGTCTATTTGG GTGGATTTGACACAGCTCATATCGCTGCTAG AGCATACGATCGAGCGGCGATAAAGTTTCGTGGAGTTGATGCTGACATAAATTTCAATATCAGTGACTATGAAGAAGACTTGAAACAT ATGAAGAACTTGACCAAAGAAGAATTTGTTCACATTCTTCGTCGGCAAAGCGCTGGGTTCTCTCGAGGAAACTCAAAGTACAGAGGAGTAACTCTACATGCATGTGGTCGCTGGGAAGCAAGAATGGGTCAATTCCTAGGAAAAAA GGCTTATGATAAGGCAGCCATCAAATGTAATGGGAGTGAGGCAGTCACCAACTTTGAGCCAAGCATACATGAGAGAGAGATAAGAATGAGTTCCAGAGATGGAG GTAGTTGCAGCAGTCTTGATCTTAATCTTGGGATATCTTTAGCTTCAATTAGTCCAAACGGTCATGAAGCTACCGGAAATTTGCAGTTGCCATACGCATCCTGCGAAATGCCTGATGTGAAAATCATAAAG GTAGAAAACTCCCCTGCCGGTTCCCATGGGCTAGAAATGGCCACCAAGTATCCTCACATGTTGACTGGCGGGTTTGCAACAAGCAACGAG CAAAGAAGAATGGTAACAAACAAGGAAGCAAACCCTTTCCCTGGATTCCATAACTGGCCCTGGAAAATACAAAGCCACGGTGTGGTCAATCCCGTCACGCTTTTATCTTCTGCAGCATCATCAGGATTCTCTTCCAGTACCACCGTCCCTTACCCGAATCCCCTTCTGTCTTCAACATCCCGAGGCAAATTTCCCATGTCTGCTTTCCAAAGCCTTCAATGA
- the LOC142548864 gene encoding glutathione S-transferase L3-like isoform X1: protein MATFNLSHQRYIPYHTHGSNPKCQKWSNLGLQLCLKNPIVFHGSFGKSNIAVALSATGSGIVKEVLPPAFNSSSDPPTIFDGIPKLYISYSCPYAQRVWITRNYKGLQDKIKLVPIDLHNRPSWYKEKVYHENKVPALEHNNQVMGESLDLIRYIDSNFEGPSLFPSDPVKREFAEELLLFTNSFYKAVTTSLKEDKMNEAAASLPFDDIETALSKFDDGPFFLGQFSLVDIAYAPFIERFQPFFLEVKKFDITDSRPKLCVWIEEMNKIEAYRQTQRDAKEHVESYKKRFST, encoded by the exons ATGGCCACTTTCAACTTAAGCCATCAACGCTATATTCCTTATCACACTCATGGCAGTAATCCCAAATGCCAGAAATGGAGTAATCTTGGTCTCCAGTTGTGCCTCAAGAACCCAATAGTTTTCCACGGTTCCTTTGGGAAAAGCAATATTGCAGTAGCACTATCAGCAACGGGTTCTGG AATTGTGAAGGAGGTCCTTCCACCTGCTTTTAATTCCTCTTCAGATCCGCCAACAATTTTTGATGGAATCCCCAA GCTGTATATATCTTACTCGTGCCCGTATGCTCAACGCGTGTGGATTACTCGGAATTATAAG GGATTGCAGGATAAGATAAAATTGGTCCCAATTGATCTTCACAACAGGCCATCTTGGTACAAGGAGAAAGTGTACCATGAAAATAAG GTGCCTGCCCTAGAACACAATAACCAAGTTATGGGAGAGAGCCTCGACTTGATTCGATATATTGATAGTAACTTTGAAGGGCCTTCACTTTTCCCCAGT GATCCTGTGAAGAGAGAGTTTGCTGAGGAATTGCTTTTGTTCACCAACTCTTTCTACAAAGCTGTTACAACTTCTTTAAAGGAAGACAAAATGAACGAAGCTg CAGCCTCACTTCCTTTTGATGACATTGAGACTGCTCTTTCCAAATTCGATGATGGACCTTTTTTCCTAGGCCAGTTCAGTTTG GTGGATATAGCTTACGCTCCTTTCATCGAAAGATTTCAGCCCTTTTTCTTAGAAGTAAAGAAATTTGACATTACTGACAGCAGGCCAAAACTCTGTGTATGGATTGAG GAGATGAACAAGATTGAGGCATACAGACAAACTCAACGCGACGCCAAGGAGCATGTTGAAAGCTACAAAAAACGTTTCTCGACATAA
- the LOC142548864 gene encoding glutathione S-transferase L3-like isoform X2, with protein sequence MATFNLSHQRYIPYHTHGSNPKCQKWSNLGLQLCLKNPIVFHGSFGKSNIAVALSATGSGIVKEVLPPAFNSSSDPPTIFDGIPKLYISYSCPYAQRVWITRNYKGLQDKIKLVPIDLHNRPSWYKEKVYHENKVPALEHNNQVMGESLDLIRYIDSNFEGPSLFPSDPVKREFAEELLLFTNSFYKAVTTSLKEDKMNEAASLPFDDIETALSKFDDGPFFLGQFSLVDIAYAPFIERFQPFFLEVKKFDITDSRPKLCVWIEEMNKIEAYRQTQRDAKEHVESYKKRFST encoded by the exons ATGGCCACTTTCAACTTAAGCCATCAACGCTATATTCCTTATCACACTCATGGCAGTAATCCCAAATGCCAGAAATGGAGTAATCTTGGTCTCCAGTTGTGCCTCAAGAACCCAATAGTTTTCCACGGTTCCTTTGGGAAAAGCAATATTGCAGTAGCACTATCAGCAACGGGTTCTGG AATTGTGAAGGAGGTCCTTCCACCTGCTTTTAATTCCTCTTCAGATCCGCCAACAATTTTTGATGGAATCCCCAA GCTGTATATATCTTACTCGTGCCCGTATGCTCAACGCGTGTGGATTACTCGGAATTATAAG GGATTGCAGGATAAGATAAAATTGGTCCCAATTGATCTTCACAACAGGCCATCTTGGTACAAGGAGAAAGTGTACCATGAAAATAAG GTGCCTGCCCTAGAACACAATAACCAAGTTATGGGAGAGAGCCTCGACTTGATTCGATATATTGATAGTAACTTTGAAGGGCCTTCACTTTTCCCCAGT GATCCTGTGAAGAGAGAGTTTGCTGAGGAATTGCTTTTGTTCACCAACTCTTTCTACAAAGCTGTTACAACTTCTTTAAAGGAAGACAAAATGAACGAAGCTg CCTCACTTCCTTTTGATGACATTGAGACTGCTCTTTCCAAATTCGATGATGGACCTTTTTTCCTAGGCCAGTTCAGTTTG GTGGATATAGCTTACGCTCCTTTCATCGAAAGATTTCAGCCCTTTTTCTTAGAAGTAAAGAAATTTGACATTACTGACAGCAGGCCAAAACTCTGTGTATGGATTGAG GAGATGAACAAGATTGAGGCATACAGACAAACTCAACGCGACGCCAAGGAGCATGTTGAAAGCTACAAAAAACGTTTCTCGACATAA